CCGCACGCGGGCGGGGGCGCCTCCGCCTTCCGCGAACTGGCCGGGCGGGCACCGCAGTCGCTGGAGGTAACGGCGGTGCAGTACCCGGGACGGCAGGATCGTTTCAGCGAGCCGATGCCCAGGTCCATGGACGAGCTGACGACCGCGCTCGCCGAGGCGGTCGTGGCGGGACTGGACCGGCCCACCGCCCTGTTCGGCCACAGCATGGGCGCCACCGTCGCGTTCGAGGTCGCGCGGAAGCTGCGCCGCACCCACCCCGGCTTCCCGGTGCGGCTGTTCGCCTCGGCCCGCAGGGCACCGCACACACCCCTGCGGACCCCGGTGGTCTTCGACGACGACGAGCAGGCCGTGGCCTATATCCGCTCCCTCGGCGGGCAGGGGGCCCCGCTGCTCGCCGATCCGGAGCTGCGGGCCATGGCGGCCCATATCCTCCGTGCCGACCTGCGGCTCCTCGCGGACTACCGCTGCCCCGACGGCCCCCCGCTCACCTGCCCCATCACGGTGATCCGCGGTGCGGACGACCCGTCGTGCACCCTGGAGGACGCCCGGGAGTGGGGCCGTCACACCGTCGCGGGGCTGGGTGTCGAGACCCTGCCCGGCGGCCACTTCTATCTGGAGACGGCCGGGGCCGAGCTGGCCAATCTCCTCACCCGGCGGCTGACGGCCGACCTTCCCGGCCTCGCCGTCGCCCACTGACCGCCCGTCCCATCCACCGAGCACCGGGGGAGCACTCATGGCCGAAGCTGTGAACGGGCGGTGGCTGCCACTGACCGCCGCCCAGCGGGGCATCTGGTTCGCACACCAGTTGGACCCCACCGCCCACGCGTACAACATCTCCGACTATGTGGAGATCCGAGGTCCGCTGGACCCCGAGGTCTTCCGCACGGCCTGGCTGAGGTCCATCGCCGCGAGCGACTGCCTGCGGGTCCGGCGCTTCGAGGAGGGCCCCGACGGCGCGCTGCGGCAACTGCTCGCCGACGGCCCCGAGAACGAGCTGCGCTTCCTGGACATGTCCGCGTCCCCGGACCCGGACGGCGAGGTCCAGGCGTACATCCGGCGGGATCTCGAACGCCCCGTGGACCTCGCCCGGGGCGGCGCCCTGACGAGCTGGGCGCTCTTCCGCGTCGCGGACGACCGGCACGTCTACTACGAGCGGGCGCACCACATCCTCGTCGACGGGTACGGGGCGGCCCTCTTCACCCGCAGGCTCGCGGCCGAGTACACCGCGCTGGTCCACGGCGGCGAGCGGCCCGCCCCGCTCGCCCGTCTCGAAGAGCTGGTGGCCGAGGACACCGCCTACCGGGAGGGCGAGCAGGCCGCCGGTGACCGCGCGTACTGGGCCCCGCTGCTGGCGGACGCCCCCGATCCGGTCCTGCTGCACCAGCGGACCGCCACCGGCGGGCCCGTGCCCGCCGACCCGGGCCGGTCCTTCGTGCGGCGGTCCAGCCACTGGCGGGACGAGGTCACCGGCCGGCTCGCGGAGCTGGCGCGCGTGCACCGGACCCGCTGGCCGCTGCTGCTGATCGCCGTCGTCACCGCCTATCTGCACCGGGAGACCGGGGCCCGCGAGGTGGTGCTGGGGCTTCCCGTCACCGGCCGGGTGGGCGCGGCGCAGCGCGCGACCCCCGCGATGTTCGCCAATGTCGTCCCGCTGCGGATCGAGGTATCGCCCGGGGATACCCTCGCCGAGCTGATGCCCCGGGTCTCCGCCCGGATCAAGGGGGCGCTGCGGCACCAGCGGTACCGGTACGAGGACATCCGGCGCGACGGCGGCGGGGCGGGCGAGGACACCGGGCTGCGCCGGCCCGTGGTCAACATCATGGACTTCGACTACCGGCTGAGCTTCGGCGACAGTCCGGCCGTGCCGCACAATCTGACGCTCGGTCCGACGGAGGACCTGTCCTTCGCGGTGTACGACCGGCAGGACGGCTCCGGGCTCCACTTCGACCTGGACGGCAATCCGGACCACTACCGCGGCTCGGATCTGAGCCGGTTCCAGGAACGGTTCGAGCGCTTTCTGCACGCGGTGATCGAGCGGCCGGAGCGGGCGCTCGACGAGACGCCGTTCGTCCCGGACGCCGAGCTGCGCCGGATGCTCGTCGAGTGGAACGGGGCCGGGGACCGGGACCCGGCGGCCGAGGGCGGGCCGGACACCCTGGCCGCCCTCTTCGAGGCGCGGGTGGCGGCCGACCCGGACGCGGTGGCCGTGGTGGCGCCCGACGGGGAGTTGACCTACCGGCGGCTCAACGCGGAGGCGAACCGGCTGGCGCGGCTGCTGATCGAGCGGGGTGTGGGGTGCGAGACCCCCGTCGGCGTGCTGCTGGAGCGGTCCGGCGCCGTGCTGGTCGCCACGCTCGCCGTGCTCAAGGCGGGCGGTCACTATGTACCGCTGCACCCCGGCTATCCGCCCGAGCGGATGGCGTGGGTCCTCAAGGACTCGGGTGCCCCGGTCCTCATCACCGACCGCCCCGACGCGGAGCTGGGCTTCGCCGCCGATCAGCGGGTGGTCCGGGTGCCGGAGGGGCCCGCGGAGGCGGACGCCGGGAATCCGGCGCGCCCCGCCCTGGGCGGGCAGCTCGCGTATGTGATCTACACCTCCGGTTCCACGGGTGTCCCCAAGGGGGTCGCGGTGGCGCAGCGCGAGGTGGCCGCCTTCGCGGCGGAGCGGCGCTGGCGGGACGGTGCGCATGAGCGGCTGCTGATGCAGTCCCCGCACGCCTTCGACGCGTCGACGTACGAGATGTGGGTGCCGCTGCTGTCCGGCGGCACGGTGGTGGTCGCGCCGCCGGGGCCGGTGGACGCCGCCGTGCTGCGGGAGGCGGTCGAGCGCCACGGTGTCACGAGCACCTTCCTGACGGCCGCGCTGTTCGCGCTGATCGCCGCCGAGGACCCCGGGGCCTACCGGGGCATGCGGGCGGTCATCGCGGGGGGCGAGGCGCTGTCCCCGCCGGTGCTCCGCCGGGTGCGCGAGGCGTGCCCCGGGCTGAAGCTGATCAACGGCTACGGGCCGACGGAGACCACCACGTTCGCGGCGCTGCACTCCTTCGGGGAGATCGCCGACGTGGCGCCGATCGGCACTCCGCTGGACGGCTCGCGGGTCTTTGTGCTGGACGCGCGGCTGCGGCCGGTGCCGGTGGGGACCGAGGGCGAGCTGTATGTGGCCGGTGCGGGGGTGGCCCGCGGCTATCTGGGCCGGGGCGGTCTGACGGCCGAGCGGTTCCTGCCCTGCCCGTTCTGGCCGGGTGAGCGGATGTACCGGACCGGGGACCTGGTGCGCTGGCGCGCCGACGGGGTCCTCGAATACCTGGGGCGCGGCGACGACCAGGTGAAGGTCCGGGGGTTCCGGATCGAGCTGGGCGAGGTGGAGGCGGCGATGGCCGCCTGCGCGGGGGTGGCGCGCGCGGTGGCCGCCGTGCGGGAGGACCGTCCCGGGGTGCGCAGGCTGGTGGGGTATGTGGTGCCGGAGCCCGGTGCGGTGCCCGATCCTGCGGCGGTGCGGGAGGAGATGGCGCGCGGGATTCCGGAGTACATGGTTCCGCGGGTGATCGTGCCGCTCGCCGCGGTGCCGCTGACGCCGAACGGCAAGGTGGACCGGCGGGCGCTGCCGGAGCCCGAGGCGTCCGGCGGCGGCCGGGCGGCCGGGTCCGCGCGGGAGGAGGTGTTCGTCTCCGTGTTCGCGCGGGTCCTGGGTCTGGACCGGGTGGGCGCGGACGAGAACTTCTTCGATCTGGGCGGGGACAGCATCCTCGCGATGCGGGTGGTGTCGCTGGCCCGGGAGGCGGGCTGGTCGGTCAGTACCCAGGAGGTCTTCCGGCGCCGTACGCCGGAGGGGCTCGCGCTGGTGGCCCGGCCGCTCGGCGAGGGCACCGGGGAGGGGGTGGAGGACCGGGCCGACGCGCTCGGGATCGCCCCGCTGACCCCGGTGGCCCTCGGTCTGCTGGAGCGCGCCGGTGACACGGTGGGCCGCTTCCACCAGGCGGTCCTCGCCGAACTGCCCGACGGGGCCGACGACGACGTGCTGCGGGCGGCGCTCCAGGCCGTCGTCGACCGGCACGATCTGCTGCGGGCCCGGCTGGTGCGGGACGGCGGGGGCACGCCGTGCTTCGACATTCCGCCGCCGGGGGCGGTCGCCGCCGGTCCGCTGCTGGGCCGGGCCGTCGCGGTCCCGGCCGAGGACGCCGGTGGAGGAGCGGAGCGGGGCGGTGCCCGAGCCGGGGACGGCGGCGCACGAACGGCACAGGACCGTGGACAGGCCGGGGACGGCGGTGGTGAACGGGCCGCTCTGGCCGCGGTCTGCCATGCGGCGGCGGCCCGGCTCGACCCCTGGCGGGGCGTCAATCTCCAGGCGGTCCGGATCACCGGGCCCGCCGGGCGGGGCGACCGGCTGCTGCTGTGCGTGCACCATCTGGTGGTCGACGGGGTGTCCTGGCGGGTGATCCTGCCGGATCTCGCGGAGGCCGTGCGCGCTCTCGCCGAGGGCCGCGACCCCGAACCCGCGCCGGTGCCGGTCTCGTACCGGACCTGGGCGCGCGCGGAGGAGCGGCGGGCCGCCGCGGGCGCGCACCGGGCGGAGCTGGACCACTGGACGGCGGTGCTGGACACCGTCGAACCATCGCTGGGGTCGCGGCCCCTGGACGGGGGGCGGGATCTCTACCGGGACGCCCGGCACACCTCGGTGGTGGTGCCAGGCGCGGACACCCGGCGGCTGCTGGAGGTCGCGTCGGCCTTCCACACCGGGGTGGACGATCTGCTGCTGACGGCGCTGGTCCGGGCCGTCGCGGGGTGGCGGGCCCGGCGGGGGCAGCCGTCGGGGCCCGTGCTGGTGGACGTGGAGGGCCATGGCAGGAACACGCCGTCGGGCCACGATCTGTCGCGTACCGTCGGCTGGTTCACGGCGATCCGCCCGGTGCGGCTGAGCGGCGCGGATCTGCCGCTGCCCGCCGCGATCAAGCGGATCAAGGAGGAGGCGCGGCAGGCGCCCCACGACGGGATCGGCCATGGGCTGCTGCGCCGTCTCGACCCGGAGGCCGCGCCCCGGCTCGCCGGGCTGCCCGCCCCGCAGGTGCTGTTCAACTATCTCGGCCTGGTCACCGGCGGGGACGGGTGGCCGCTGGCCCCGGCCACCTCGGCGCTGCCGCACGGCGCCGACCCGGGGATGCCCCTGACCCATGTCCTGGAGGTCAACGCCGAGCAGCGGCGCACCGCGAACGGGGCGGAGCTGCACGCGCTGTGGACCACGCCGCCGGGTGTGCTCGACGAGGCCGGGGTGGCCGAGGTCACCGAGGGGTGGCTGGCGGAGCTGCGGGCCGTCGCGGAGCTGGCGGGGCGGCCCGGCGCGGGCGGGCGGACGCCGTCGGACCTGCCCCTGGTCGCGCTCGGGCAGCCGGAGATCGAGCGGCTGGAGGAGCGGGTCCCCGATCTGGTGGACGTCCTTCCGGTCACCTCGCTCCAGGAGGGGTTCCTCTTCCACGCCCTGGAGGCGGGCGAGGACGGGGTGGATGTGTACACCTGTCAGATCCCGATGGATTTTGATGGTTTGCTGGACGAGGACGCGCTGCGCCGCGCGGGCGGGCTGCTGCTCGCCCGGCACACGGGGCTGCGGACGGGGTTCCATCTGGACGGCGGGCGGGCGGTGCAGATCGTGCGGGGCTCGGCGGAACTGCCGTTCTCCGTGGTGGATCTCTCCACGCTGCCCCGGGAGGAGGCACAGGCGCGGGCGCGGGAGATCGCGGAACGGGAGCGGGTGCGGCGGTTCGATCTGAGCAGGCCGCCGCTGCTGCGGATGGTGCTGCTGCGGATGGGGCCCGAGCGGCACCGGCTGCTGGTGACGGCGCATCACATCATCTGGGACGGCTGGTCCACGCCGGTGCTGGTGGGTGAGTTGTTCGCCCTGTGGGCGGACGCGTCGGGCGGCGGTCTGCCCGCGCCGGTGGCGCACCGGAGCCATCTGGAGTGGCTGGCCCGCTATGACGCGACGGCCGCCGAGGACGCCTGGTCGCGGGAGCTGGCCGGGCTCGAAGGGCCGCTGCTGGTGGCACCGGAGGCCGGCAGGCTGCCCGCGGTGCTGCACGAGCGCATCCCCGGTGAGCTGTCGGCGCCGGAGCTCCGCGCGCTCCAGGAGCGCGTCCGGCCGCACGGGATCACCCTGAACACGGCGGTGGCGTTCGCCTGGGGGCTGGTGGTCGGCCGGGCGACGGGCCGGGACGACATCGTCTTCGGGGCCAGTGTCTCCGGCCGGCCGGCCGAGCTGCCGGGGGTGGAGCGCATGGTGGGGCTGTTCACCAACACAGTCCCGGTCCGGGTGCGGCTGCCCGGGGACCGTTCGGTGCTCGATGTGCTGCGGACGCTCCAGGACGCGCAGTCCGCCCTGCTGGACCATCAGCATCTGGGGCTCGGGCGCATCCAGCGTCTCGTCGGTGTGCGGCAGCTCTTCGACACCACGACGATGCTGGTGAACTATCCGCTGGACCGGCGGGCGCTGTCCGCGGCCGTGCCCGGTGCGCGGCTGACGGGGATCGACGTCCTCGACGCCACGCACTATCCGCTGCGGCTGGTCGCCGTGCCCGGGACCGACGGCTCACTGGGGCTCCGGCTCGGGTACCGGCCGGATGTCCTCACCCGGGAGCAGGGGCAGCGGTATCTCGACCGCGCTCTGCTGGCGCTGCGGGCCCTGACCGGTGATCTCGACACGCCGGTGCGGAGCGTTGATCTGATGGACCAGGAGGAGAAGACTGCGCTGCTGACCCAGTGGGGCGGTTACTGATCCCCTGTCGCTTTCCCATCGTCCCCTTGGTTCAACCACCGTCCGAACGGCCTCACTGGGCCGTTCGGAAACAGGGAGGACGTCCCGGTCGGCAATGATGATTTCATGTAGCATTCATCTTGCGCAAAGAACGCCGGGACGTCCTTTGCGATGACCTTGCAGATATTTTTTGGAAGCCCTGTACGACCTATCACCGGGTGAAAATCACAGCACCCTGCCGGATCGCGTCAGCAGGTGGCCAGTTTTTGCCGCCCAATGCTAGGGTGGGGCGAATGACGGGCCTGGCCAAGGGCGTTTTCCATCCGCTCGGAAGCCCCGCTTGACTCCGTTGACCTGGGGAGGTCAAAACGGAGGGCCGGTGCCCGGATCGATGGCTCAGCATCGGGGGGAATTCATGCGGGACGGATCGACGGCCACACCACCGACAGCAGTCGAGTGTTTTCTGCCCGCCTCATGGGCGGGCCGCAGGTAAAGAAACGCCGGTTCGGGTTCTCCGTTCCGTGCCGGACAGCGCGGAATGTTTCTCTCTATCGACTCAGCACCGGTCCAGCGGATCGGCGCTACGACCTGGCGACAGAAATAACTCGTTCCAGTGGTCGGTATCCACTCTTTCGGCGTGTCC
The nucleotide sequence above comes from Streptomyces clavuligerus. Encoded proteins:
- a CDS encoding thioesterase II family protein, whose amino-acid sequence is MTATRTVAPSEWFRAYSPRPAAHGRLICFPHAGGGASAFRELAGRAPQSLEVTAVQYPGRQDRFSEPMPRSMDELTTALAEAVVAGLDRPTALFGHSMGATVAFEVARKLRRTHPGFPVRLFASARRAPHTPLRTPVVFDDDEQAVAYIRSLGGQGAPLLADPELRAMAAHILRADLRLLADYRCPDGPPLTCPITVIRGADDPSCTLEDAREWGRHTVAGLGVETLPGGHFYLETAGAELANLLTRRLTADLPGLAVAH
- a CDS encoding non-ribosomal peptide synthetase; protein product: MAEAVNGRWLPLTAAQRGIWFAHQLDPTAHAYNISDYVEIRGPLDPEVFRTAWLRSIAASDCLRVRRFEEGPDGALRQLLADGPENELRFLDMSASPDPDGEVQAYIRRDLERPVDLARGGALTSWALFRVADDRHVYYERAHHILVDGYGAALFTRRLAAEYTALVHGGERPAPLARLEELVAEDTAYREGEQAAGDRAYWAPLLADAPDPVLLHQRTATGGPVPADPGRSFVRRSSHWRDEVTGRLAELARVHRTRWPLLLIAVVTAYLHRETGAREVVLGLPVTGRVGAAQRATPAMFANVVPLRIEVSPGDTLAELMPRVSARIKGALRHQRYRYEDIRRDGGGAGEDTGLRRPVVNIMDFDYRLSFGDSPAVPHNLTLGPTEDLSFAVYDRQDGSGLHFDLDGNPDHYRGSDLSRFQERFERFLHAVIERPERALDETPFVPDAELRRMLVEWNGAGDRDPAAEGGPDTLAALFEARVAADPDAVAVVAPDGELTYRRLNAEANRLARLLIERGVGCETPVGVLLERSGAVLVATLAVLKAGGHYVPLHPGYPPERMAWVLKDSGAPVLITDRPDAELGFAADQRVVRVPEGPAEADAGNPARPALGGQLAYVIYTSGSTGVPKGVAVAQREVAAFAAERRWRDGAHERLLMQSPHAFDASTYEMWVPLLSGGTVVVAPPGPVDAAVLREAVERHGVTSTFLTAALFALIAAEDPGAYRGMRAVIAGGEALSPPVLRRVREACPGLKLINGYGPTETTTFAALHSFGEIADVAPIGTPLDGSRVFVLDARLRPVPVGTEGELYVAGAGVARGYLGRGGLTAERFLPCPFWPGERMYRTGDLVRWRADGVLEYLGRGDDQVKVRGFRIELGEVEAAMAACAGVARAVAAVREDRPGVRRLVGYVVPEPGAVPDPAAVREEMARGIPEYMVPRVIVPLAAVPLTPNGKVDRRALPEPEASGGGRAAGSAREEVFVSVFARVLGLDRVGADENFFDLGGDSILAMRVVSLAREAGWSVSTQEVFRRRTPEGLALVARPLGEGTGEGVEDRADALGIAPLTPVALGLLERAGDTVGRFHQAVLAELPDGADDDVLRAALQAVVDRHDLLRARLVRDGGGTPCFDIPPPGAVAAGPLLGRAVAVPAEDAGGGAERGGARAGDGGARTAQDRGQAGDGGGERAALAAVCHAAAARLDPWRGVNLQAVRITGPAGRGDRLLLCVHHLVVDGVSWRVILPDLAEAVRALAEGRDPEPAPVPVSYRTWARAEERRAAAGAHRAELDHWTAVLDTVEPSLGSRPLDGGRDLYRDARHTSVVVPGADTRRLLEVASAFHTGVDDLLLTALVRAVAGWRARRGQPSGPVLVDVEGHGRNTPSGHDLSRTVGWFTAIRPVRLSGADLPLPAAIKRIKEEARQAPHDGIGHGLLRRLDPEAAPRLAGLPAPQVLFNYLGLVTGGDGWPLAPATSALPHGADPGMPLTHVLEVNAEQRRTANGAELHALWTTPPGVLDEAGVAEVTEGWLAELRAVAELAGRPGAGGRTPSDLPLVALGQPEIERLEERVPDLVDVLPVTSLQEGFLFHALEAGEDGVDVYTCQIPMDFDGLLDEDALRRAGGLLLARHTGLRTGFHLDGGRAVQIVRGSAELPFSVVDLSTLPREEAQARAREIAERERVRRFDLSRPPLLRMVLLRMGPERHRLLVTAHHIIWDGWSTPVLVGELFALWADASGGGLPAPVAHRSHLEWLARYDATAAEDAWSRELAGLEGPLLVAPEAGRLPAVLHERIPGELSAPELRALQERVRPHGITLNTAVAFAWGLVVGRATGRDDIVFGASVSGRPAELPGVERMVGLFTNTVPVRVRLPGDRSVLDVLRTLQDAQSALLDHQHLGLGRIQRLVGVRQLFDTTTMLVNYPLDRRALSAAVPGARLTGIDVLDATHYPLRLVAVPGTDGSLGLRLGYRPDVLTREQGQRYLDRALLALRALTGDLDTPVRSVDLMDQEEKTALLTQWGGY